The following are encoded together in the Drosophila biarmipes strain raj3 chromosome 3L, RU_DBia_V1.1, whole genome shotgun sequence genome:
- the LOC108030889 gene encoding ornithine aminotransferase, mitochondrial isoform X1: MFSKLSARGIATRMSYFAQKTAAQETSSSSGALSEAVYARENKYGAHNYHPLPVALSRGEGAFVWDVEGKRYFDYLSAYSAVNQGHCHPKIVKALTEQASKLALTSRAFYSDVLGEYEEYVTKLFGFDKVLPMNTGVEGGETACKLARKWGYLQKKIPTNQAKIIFARNNFWGRTLSAVSASSDPSSYEGFGPFMPGFELIEYDNVTALEESLKDPNVCAFMVEPIQGEAGVVVPSDGYLKKVRELCSKYNVLWIADEVQTGLARTGKLLAVNYEQVQPDILILGKALSGGMYPVSAVLANDQVMLCIKPGEHGSTYGGNPLGCRVAMAALEVLQEEKLANNAFKMGELLRGELSKLPKEVVSVVRGKGLLNAIVINQKYDAWQVCLKLKENGLLAKPTHGDIIRFAPPLVINESQMRESIDIIKNTILSM; the protein is encoded by the exons ATGTTCTCCAAACTGTCGGCACGCGGCATTGCCACCCGCATGAGCTACTTCGCGCAGAAGACAGCTGCCCAGGAGACCAGCTCGTCTTCCGGAGCCCTTTCCGAGGCCGTCTACGCCCGTGAGAACAAGTACGGCGCCCACAACTACCACCCCCTGCCGGTGGCCCTCTCGAGGGGCGAGGGGGCTTTCGTCTGGGATGTGGAGGGCAAACGCTACTTCGACTACCTGAGTGCCTACTCGGCAGTCAACCAGGGTCACTGCCACCCGAAGATCGTCAAAGCCCTAACCGAACAGGCCTCCAAGTTGGCCTTGACATCCCG AGCCTTCTATTCGGATGTCCTTGGCGAGTACGAAGAATACGTAACCAAGCTGTTTGGATTCGACAAAGTGCTGCCCATGAACACAGGCGTTGAGGGCGGCGAAACGGCCTGCAAACTGGCCCGCAAGTGGGGTTATCTGCAAAAGAAAATTCCGACCAACCAGGCCAAGATCATTTTCGCGCGCAACAACTTCTGGGGACGCACCCTGTCGGCGGTGTCCGCCTCCAGTGATCCCAGCAGCTACGAGGGATTCGGACCCTTTATGCCGGGATTCGAGTTGATTGAGTACGACAATGTGACAGCCCTGGAGGAGTCGCTCAAGGACCCCAATGTGTGCGCCTTCATGGTGGAGCCCATTCAGGGAGAGGCCGGTGTGGTGGTGCCCAGCGATGGCTACCTGAAGAAGGTTCGCGAGCTCTGCTCCAAGTACAATGTCCTGTGGATTGCCGATGAAGTGCAGACGGGACTGGCCAGAACCGGGAAGCTGCTGGCCGTGAACTACGAGCAGGTTCAGCCGGACATTCTGATCCTGGGTAAGGCCCTCTCCGGAGGCATGTACCCCGTCTCTGCGGTCCTTGCCAACGATCAGGTGATGCTGTGCATCAAGCCAGGAGAGCACGGATCCACCTACGGAGGAAACCCCCTGGGCTGCCGGGTGGCCATGGCCGCCTTGGAGGTCCTGCAGGAGGAGAAGCTGGCGAATAATGCCTTCAAAATGGGCGAACTTCTGCGGGGCGAGCTGTCCAAGCTGCCCAAGGAGGTGGTTTCGGTGGTCCGCGGAAAGGGGCTGCTCAACGCCATTGTTATCAACCAGA agTACGATGCTTGGCAGGTGTGCCTGAAGCTGAAGGAGAATGGTCTCTTGGCCAAGCCCACCCACGGGGATATCATTCGATTTGCTCCTCCGCTGGTCATCAATGAGTCACAAATGCGCGAGAGCATCGACATAATCAAGAACACCATTCTGTCTATGTAG
- the LOC108030889 gene encoding ornithine aminotransferase, mitochondrial isoform X2: protein MNTGVEGGETACKLARKWGYLQKKIPTNQAKIIFARNNFWGRTLSAVSASSDPSSYEGFGPFMPGFELIEYDNVTALEESLKDPNVCAFMVEPIQGEAGVVVPSDGYLKKVRELCSKYNVLWIADEVQTGLARTGKLLAVNYEQVQPDILILGKALSGGMYPVSAVLANDQVMLCIKPGEHGSTYGGNPLGCRVAMAALEVLQEEKLANNAFKMGELLRGELSKLPKEVVSVVRGKGLLNAIVINQKYDAWQVCLKLKENGLLAKPTHGDIIRFAPPLVINESQMRESIDIIKNTILSM from the exons ATGAACACAGGCGTTGAGGGCGGCGAAACGGCCTGCAAACTGGCCCGCAAGTGGGGTTATCTGCAAAAGAAAATTCCGACCAACCAGGCCAAGATCATTTTCGCGCGCAACAACTTCTGGGGACGCACCCTGTCGGCGGTGTCCGCCTCCAGTGATCCCAGCAGCTACGAGGGATTCGGACCCTTTATGCCGGGATTCGAGTTGATTGAGTACGACAATGTGACAGCCCTGGAGGAGTCGCTCAAGGACCCCAATGTGTGCGCCTTCATGGTGGAGCCCATTCAGGGAGAGGCCGGTGTGGTGGTGCCCAGCGATGGCTACCTGAAGAAGGTTCGCGAGCTCTGCTCCAAGTACAATGTCCTGTGGATTGCCGATGAAGTGCAGACGGGACTGGCCAGAACCGGGAAGCTGCTGGCCGTGAACTACGAGCAGGTTCAGCCGGACATTCTGATCCTGGGTAAGGCCCTCTCCGGAGGCATGTACCCCGTCTCTGCGGTCCTTGCCAACGATCAGGTGATGCTGTGCATCAAGCCAGGAGAGCACGGATCCACCTACGGAGGAAACCCCCTGGGCTGCCGGGTGGCCATGGCCGCCTTGGAGGTCCTGCAGGAGGAGAAGCTGGCGAATAATGCCTTCAAAATGGGCGAACTTCTGCGGGGCGAGCTGTCCAAGCTGCCCAAGGAGGTGGTTTCGGTGGTCCGCGGAAAGGGGCTGCTCAACGCCATTGTTATCAACCAGA agTACGATGCTTGGCAGGTGTGCCTGAAGCTGAAGGAGAATGGTCTCTTGGCCAAGCCCACCCACGGGGATATCATTCGATTTGCTCCTCCGCTGGTCATCAATGAGTCACAAATGCGCGAGAGCATCGACATAATCAAGAACACCATTCTGTCTATGTAG
- the LOC108030801 gene encoding E3 ubiquitin-protein ligase rnf146 isoform X2 — protein MSQQRASEQGAASSNNNGDVITLDDDDEDEDVQFVGIVRPSTTIIDLCLSPSTSAAAAAARSGNGSADDPATGSGSVAAAATSAPNSPGSLAGEAAKATDEDAATSTSSGDSPATSAAALECPICLQTCIHPARLPCGHIFCFLCVKGVAYKNRRCAMCRREIPAEFLDHPQLVNGIEDICTTRATEDGYQWYYEGRNGGWWAYDSRTNGDIELAYADYEKSKNGKPENPNAANVTEIKAITNPIVNADRLSVSDSDTILHPSPDRVPVLQAPETRPAPEAASSSIVTQRSVDFDDSSTEEDDSMSHDLNINTPRAVHFETDSDDSLDSSDYGSEDEEMNSEGWLSSDSGDLNDTEPHPGRLLIQICGVMYAIDFVQMKQYPRTSPEKRRSIQRCTTKDALPVRTKGVAGLSSTKNTNKL, from the exons ATGTCGCAACAACGCGCCTCGGAGCAGGGTGCAGCCAGCAGTAACAACAACGGCGATGTGATTACGctggacgacgacgacgaggatgaggatgtGCAGTTTGTGGGCATTGTGCGTCCCAGCACCACCATCATCGATCTCTGCCTGTCGCCCTCCACTTCcgcggcggcggctgctgccCGTTCTGGAAACGGAAGTGCAGATGATCCGGCAACAGGATCCGGATCAGTAGCTGCTGCGGCGACTTCCGCTCCCAACTCCCCTGGTTCATTAGCCGGAGAAGCGGCAAAAGCTACCGATGAAGATGCGG CTACATCAACAAGTAGCGGGGACTCCCCTGCTACATCGGCTGCTGCCTTGGAGTGCCCGATCTGCCTGCAAACCTGCATCCATCCAGCTCGTCTCCCCTGCGGCCACATCTTTTGTTTCTTGTGCGTTAAG GGCGTTGCCTACAAGAACCGACGATGTGCTATGTGCCGCCGCGAAATTCCCGCCGAGTTCCTGGACCATCCACAGCTTGTGAATGGCATTGAGGACATCTGCACTACTCGTGCGACCGAAGATGGCTACCAGTGGTATTACGAAGGCAGAAATG GGGGCTGGTGGGCCTACGACTCTCGGACCAATGGAGATATCGAGCTCGCGTATGCGGACTAtgaaaaatccaaaaatggGAAGCCCGAGAATCCCAACGCTGCTAACGTAACTGAAATAAAGGCTATCACCAATCCAATCGTCAATGCAGACCGTTTAAGCGTATCCGATAGCGATACTATATTGCATCCATCTCCTGATCGGGTTCCGGTCTTACAAGCTCCTGAGACTCGTCCAGCTCCAGAGGCTGCCTCTAGTTCAATAGTCACTCAAAGATCAGTTGATTTCGATGACAGTTCAACCGAAGAAGATGATAGCATGTCGCATGATTTGAATATAAACACTCCAAGAGCAGTTCATTTCGAGACCGATAGTGATGATTCTCTCGACTCTTCCGATTACGGAAGTGAAGATGAGGAGATGAATTCAGAGGGCTGGTTAAGCTCTGACTCCGGGGATTTGAATGACACTGAACCGCATCCGGGCAGGCTGTTAATACAAATCTGCGGAGTTATGTACGCTATTGACTTTGTGCAGATGAAGCAATATCCCCGTACGAGTCCCGAAAAGCGTCGCAGTATCCAACGATGCACCACTAAAGATGCCCTTCCAGTCCGAACTAAAGGCGTCGCCGGGCTCAGCAGCAccaaaaacacaaataaacTTTAG
- the LOC108030801 gene encoding E3 ubiquitin-protein ligase rnf146 isoform X3 — translation MSQQRASEQGAASSNNNGDVITLDDDDEDEDVQFVGIVRPSTTIIDLCLSPSTSAAAAAARSGNGSADDPATGSGSVAAAATSAPNSPGSLAGEAAKATDEDAATSTSSGDSPATSAAALECPICLQTCIHPARLPCGHIFCFLCVKGVAYKNRRCAMCRREIPAEFLDHPQLVNGIEDICTTRATEDGYQWYYEGRNGWWQYDDRTSQDIEDAFKKGDKSCTILVAGYVYIVDLEQLVQQRQNEPTRCRRVKRDLATIPKKGVAGLRIEGNQVTSDTIFSRPAATASSATVAAAASSFISTIAATDAAIRIASDIIGSTLAHADELTRGFAASNISDDPSSSSSDSFSICTPPLLLTAKCVFVASLISTIYLKLY, via the exons ATGTCGCAACAACGCGCCTCGGAGCAGGGTGCAGCCAGCAGTAACAACAACGGCGATGTGATTACGctggacgacgacgacgaggatgaggatgtGCAGTTTGTGGGCATTGTGCGTCCCAGCACCACCATCATCGATCTCTGCCTGTCGCCCTCCACTTCcgcggcggcggctgctgccCGTTCTGGAAACGGAAGTGCAGATGATCCGGCAACAGGATCCGGATCAGTAGCTGCTGCGGCGACTTCCGCTCCCAACTCCCCTGGTTCATTAGCCGGAGAAGCGGCAAAAGCTACCGATGAAGATGCGG CTACATCAACAAGTAGCGGGGACTCCCCTGCTACATCGGCTGCTGCCTTGGAGTGCCCGATCTGCCTGCAAACCTGCATCCATCCAGCTCGTCTCCCCTGCGGCCACATCTTTTGTTTCTTGTGCGTTAAG GGCGTTGCCTACAAGAACCGACGATGTGCTATGTGCCGCCGCGAAATTCCCGCCGAGTTCCTGGACCATCCACAGCTTGTGAATGGCATTGAGGACATCTGCACTACTCGTGCGACCGAAGATGGCTACCAGTGGTATTACGAAGGCAGAAATG GTTGGTGGCAATACGATGACCGCACAAGTCAGGATATCGAAGATGCCTTCAAGAAGGGCGACAAGTCCTGCACTATTCTGGTAGCGGGATACGTCTACATTGTGGACTTGGAGCAGCTGGTCCAACAGCGCCAGAATGAACCCACTCGCTGCCGGCGGGTTAAAAGAGACCTGGCCACCATACCCAAAAAAGGCGTGGCTGGTCTTCGAATCGAAGGCAACCAGGTGACCAGTGACACAATCTTTAGCAGACCAGCCGCCACAGCCAGCTCAGCAACCGTGGCGGCAGCTGCCTCCAGTTTTATATCCACCATTGCGGCGACGGATGCTGCAATCAGGATTGCTAGCGACATAATTGGCTCCACGCTGGCCCATGCGGACGAGCTCACACGTGGATTTGCAGCTAGTAACATCAGCGACGAtccgagcagcagcagcagcg ATTCGTTTTCGATATGTACTCCACCATTACTTCTAACAGCGAAATGCGTATTCGTTGCTTCCCTAATATCTACGATATACCTAAAGCTCTACTGA
- the LOC108030801 gene encoding E3 ubiquitin-protein ligase rnf146 isoform X1 — MSQQRASEQGAASSNNNGDVITLDDDDEDEDVQFVGIVRPSTTIIDLCLSPSTSAAAAAARSGNGSADDPATGSGSVAAAATSAPNSPGSLAGEAAKATDEDAATSTSSGDSPATSAAALECPICLQTCIHPARLPCGHIFCFLCVKGVAYKNRRCAMCRREIPAEFLDHPQLVNGIEDICTTRATEDGYQWYYEGRNGWWQYDDRTSQDIEDAFKKGDKSCTILVAGYVYIVDLEQLVQQRQNEPTRCRRVKRDLATIPKKGVAGLRIEGNQVTSDTIFSRPAATASSATVAAAASSFISTIAATDAAIRIASDIIGSTLAHADELTRGFAASNISDDPSSSSSGEQTNSTNPQDTGRSPASSPASSSMQDLISRDLRNTQQVIAHNQHTIDLFEQALNDFQALAMRNYVDSSDEEDNDQDQEQDMREREHLGAGEQPQSGDSPQGF, encoded by the exons ATGTCGCAACAACGCGCCTCGGAGCAGGGTGCAGCCAGCAGTAACAACAACGGCGATGTGATTACGctggacgacgacgacgaggatgaggatgtGCAGTTTGTGGGCATTGTGCGTCCCAGCACCACCATCATCGATCTCTGCCTGTCGCCCTCCACTTCcgcggcggcggctgctgccCGTTCTGGAAACGGAAGTGCAGATGATCCGGCAACAGGATCCGGATCAGTAGCTGCTGCGGCGACTTCCGCTCCCAACTCCCCTGGTTCATTAGCCGGAGAAGCGGCAAAAGCTACCGATGAAGATGCGG CTACATCAACAAGTAGCGGGGACTCCCCTGCTACATCGGCTGCTGCCTTGGAGTGCCCGATCTGCCTGCAAACCTGCATCCATCCAGCTCGTCTCCCCTGCGGCCACATCTTTTGTTTCTTGTGCGTTAAG GGCGTTGCCTACAAGAACCGACGATGTGCTATGTGCCGCCGCGAAATTCCCGCCGAGTTCCTGGACCATCCACAGCTTGTGAATGGCATTGAGGACATCTGCACTACTCGTGCGACCGAAGATGGCTACCAGTGGTATTACGAAGGCAGAAATG GTTGGTGGCAATACGATGACCGCACAAGTCAGGATATCGAAGATGCCTTCAAGAAGGGCGACAAGTCCTGCACTATTCTGGTAGCGGGATACGTCTACATTGTGGACTTGGAGCAGCTGGTCCAACAGCGCCAGAATGAACCCACTCGCTGCCGGCGGGTTAAAAGAGACCTGGCCACCATACCCAAAAAAGGCGTGGCTGGTCTTCGAATCGAAGGCAACCAGGTGACCAGTGACACAATCTTTAGCAGACCAGCCGCCACAGCCAGCTCAGCAACCGTGGCGGCAGCTGCCTCCAGTTTTATATCCACCATTGCGGCGACGGATGCTGCAATCAGGATTGCTAGCGACATAATTGGCTCCACGCTGGCCCATGCGGACGAGCTCACACGTGGATTTGCAGCTAGTAACATCAGCGACGAtccgagcagcagcagcagcggtgAGCAAACCAACTCCACAAACCCACAGGATACAGGGCGCTCGCCTGCCTCCTCACCTGCCTCGAGTTCCATGCAAGACCTGATCTCGCGGGACCTGAGAAACACCCAACAGGTGATCGCCCACAATCAACACACCATTGATCTCTTCGAGCAGGCCTTGAACGACTTCCAGGCGCTAGCTATGCGCAACTATGTGGACTCCAGCGATGAGGAGGACAACGACCAGGATCAGGAGCAGGACATGCGAGAACGAGAGCATTTGGGGGCGGGCGAGCAGCCACAATCCGGCGATAGTCCCCAGGGATTCTAG